The Raphanus sativus cultivar WK10039 chromosome 6, ASM80110v3, whole genome shotgun sequence sequence aacaacagcatggccacatcacctgtctgcaacatcgtgtcattcggggatagagcaacggctggtcaagccaaacctcacgacgaactcctcgtaatcagactaacgatccagaacatcgacgtagcgagaatattggtcgacaccggatgctcgacaaatattatatataaaaacaccctcgagaggatgggaatcgacctaaacgctatcacggacgatcccaatccgataatcggactctcaggaaacatcacaatgaccctcggctcggtcgatctctcggtcaaagccgggagcgtcacgaagatggtggaATTTTGGTAGTCGACAGTCCAACAGCATagaacgcgatcgtcgggactccgtggttaaattccatgcgagcaatcccctcgactttccatctgtgcctcaaatttccgactcTCTTCggagtggaaacaatacaaggagatcgtaaagcgccgcaagtctgcttggccgctgggttaaaacgaaaaaactctgagcccgaaactaacccaaaaaagcaagcaacccacgaactaGCAttgcaggaccctccagaaatcttctggcaatcgcaaagagctgaagccctagaagggaaacgtgagcccacttgcgaaccagtaatttcggtctgcctcgacgagactaacccagagcggtgcgtggagattggagccaatctccgcgatccgttgaaagcagaactcatcgcatgtctcaagaagaaccttaacacgttcgcttgggctgcggaagatatgccgggaatcgacatcaacataacatgtcacgaactcaacattgatccaactcataaacccgtaaaacaaaagaggcgaaagctaggccccgaacgggcaactgcggtttatgaggaagtcgaaagactcctcaatgttggatcaataacagaagtgagatatcccgactggctcgccaatcccgtcgtcgtcaaaaAGAAGAAtgggaaatggcgagtgtgcgtcgactttactgatctcaacaaagcatgcccgaaggattgttttccgcttccgcacatcgaccgtctggtcgaggcaaccgcaggaaacaaactcctatcgttcatggacgcgttctccggttacaatcaaatcatgatgaatcccgaagaccgcgagaagacagcattcatCACCGACCGAGggacctattgctacaaagtaatgcctttcggcCTTAATaacgccggcgccacgtatcagcgactcgtcaatcggatgtttgccgagcaactcggaaaaaccatggaggtgtatatcgacgatatgttggtaaaatctcttgacgaacgcgaccacgtagtccacctggaggaatgctttgagagattgaatcagcacaacatgaaactcaatccagcaaaatgcagattcgctgtggcgtcgggagaatttctcgggtacctcgtaacattccgcggaatagaggccaatccgaaacaaatcaatgcactgatagaaatggcctccccgagaaccaagcgggaagtccatAGGTtgaccggacgagtcgcggccttaaaccgattcatctcgcgctccacggacaagtgtctccctttctacgaaaccttgaaggggaacaaaaagttcgagtggtcagaggattgcgagaaagctttccaacagctgaagcagtatctggccacccctcctatcctcgcaaaacccgtagtcggagagcccttgttcctctacatcgcagtatccgcatcagcagtcagtggcgtcctgattcaagaagaattcggagaacagaaaccggtcttctacattagtaaaacattactagatgccgaaactcggtatccgctaatggaaaaattggcactcgctgtcataacttcggcaagaaaacttagaccgtatttccaatctcataccatcgtggtacttaccacttttccgttacggacgattctacacagtccaagccagtctggtagactcgcgaagtgggcgatttagataaaaataaatatggttgagatagctagtaatcatgatctcaacaagagaatctagcttgggcggctaggtctagctcccgagaataacgaaacctcatctcgagagctgggggcaactgttgggcccgaatatggcccggtagctgattgTTGAATAATGAAAGACGATAACAGGCCGCGACTGGCCCATCACGAGTTCGACATCTAAAAGGAGCTAAGTTGAAGCCgaaggctgagagctaaggcGATCTTTAAAGAGGTCAGggagaagaggaagctcacgtcacaacaagaagaagcgcaggacccggtcaaagggaagctgttgcggattccacctcaagcggagaagatctcggagattagttgaagacaacctaaagaagtccaaggctatttaaagagaaggtcgaggacTAAAAAGAGGATCCGATTCAACTCATATTTTTACTCTAcattcatcaaaacattctTATCATAATATTCTTGTAATCTTtataatcatcaagagaaacatctctTTGTAACCATTCCtttaccacattatcaatacaaatcaaagttcattcatcaagttcttacggggttcagcccgcgataatctttccctaacctttcctaaacataaaacctgatctaaaatctaggtgtgagttttacccctcacaattggcgccgtctgtggggaagaaacaatcgaatcccttactctaacttgaggatgaatcctaccgatcagacaacaaccccgtctgaccttaacctcccgattcagagcgatggctcaccgaacgacaGAGGCTCTAGTCttgtaatcacagagcctcaacgtggcgaccaccgatctgggcaacagcttccggttgatgctcaaacgagccaaactacaaccggagtTACTAACCCGAGGTCATCAGGTGGAAACACCTCCGGGCTCCCGattaccgagaatcctcagcagcaagccattccgaatcaaacggaggctcagctctctgagatccgccagatgatgatACAATTGGTAGGCatagctcaggaaagtgagcgcgCGATGCATCAACTGACTGTACGTcaacaacgattcgaagagataactagatctctaaacgcaacaacccaaccatcgcaacgtcaagctccgggggtcatcTTTCATGATCGATTAAACGATCCCTCAtttccccgagcacgtttaaacttttcccctgatagcactgccccggaaggacgcggatctgctttccagacacctcatactggaacagCTCCCGTGTTCAATCCACCTAACGCCAGTactatgggaagtaacatagcgacaaccagttccacacccggtcaggtcactgacaggagtactcgtttacctcctccgccgcctgatcctaggtccggagcaggaatatccttcccatctgggggcagaacgtcagcttcggtttatcaaactagaagctcgatcccgaatggagacggttatcaaaggatagattccgataacccaagaaatgccgagcgacttagcccaccaaccgcatgggaggatgagccaactcgattccgtcaggaacctgcccgtcgggtacctgcgaacgatccaaacgtccttccgtttgaaggacctgaagatatccgtagatatatggagcgaactcacgcggctctccagaaattgggagctcaagtccataaagctacgagttcagctcccgaaatcgatagcttactcgaggaaacccgtggaactccattcacggacagaattgccagttctcacataagagatacccgaaaaatcagaattcctgagtatgatgggacctccaACCCGaaagcctatttgagagctttccgattggcaattgttaaagccaatttcacacaggaagaatgtgaagcaggttactataggacattcgccgaatatttggtcggaacagccctcgagtggttctccggtctcgagccagcctcgatagacaatttcgatcaattaaccaacgcctttatgaagcaatactcaacccatatccggaagcaagcctctgaggccgacctttggaaggtcagtcaaggaatgggagaccCATTACAagtctacattgagaaattcagggcaataaggactaagctctcgaatcctaacgacctaatcgccatcgaggcccttaggagaggtctgatccatagatcgaaattctggtcagagctaacactcaatgctcctccaactatcgatgaagctcttcatagagccaccaaatatattactttggaggaggagacagctgcactggataaactccataagaaacctcagaatcatcCGAAAGGTGACTCCCctgagactaagggacctcataaaaagggtaaccctcgaaataatcagactcagggagaacattcctacgcaatcgaggaagacaaggaagaaaaacctgttgcagcagcaaacaaaactccctggtcaaaaggcttcgataaaggcaaacgttgctcttatcacgatcgcgaaggacactcaaccgaagagtgttgggacctccaacgccagctggcagctaaatttgcagctggagaaataaagggcgtggaccttaaaaagccaccaccttatcagaaaagaggttccagggacacttccccgaaacgcgagaggtcacctgagaaggagaccgattcgccacctccagctcccaagaaaagagtcgacatgattcttgggaaattcccccaaggaaaaagtttacaagtcgaagctctcttgagcaaaccgtcccctcaatcgagccccgactcgagggtggactgtatccttggaggatcagacatatgtcaagactccgtcaattccattaagaatcacgtgcggaaggctgtgtctaacactggacctaagcctcctaaccctgaatccaatactaagatttctttctgggaaagcgagacctcaaaccttgacagacctcacgatgatgcgttgatcgtcaccctgaacatcgcaggatacgaggttcctaagctcatgatagacacaggaagctctgtcgacctcattttctataacaccctaaaagggatggaaatagacgactacgaaattattggccaaaaagctaatctcgtaggcttctccggagaaacagctacctcattgggaactatcaagctcccagtcatagctggcggaataatgaaaatgaccaacttagtagtcatcgatagaccttccccgttccacgcgattttgggaagaccctggattcacaaaatgaaggcagtagcctcaacgtaccatcagtgcgtaaaattcccaacacccgaagggatagctaccgtacatggtagccagaagatatccaggatctgctatttgggaggattcgaaatcctcaaaaagtccccccaatagcaattacagatccaggagggtcgcgaaatgcaacaaaatattcgaggtccccccaggaacctaaccgaaaaagtttgcatcgacgactcagatcctgaaagacaggtgagcatcgggtccgagctacctcctgagacaaaaaaggagctcattgatttcctgaaaagcaatgtcaaaacctttgcatggtccaccagtaaggaatagatccgaacgtcaccacccataagctaaaagttgaccctactttcaaaccaatcaaacagaagcgtcgtaagctaggcctcgaaaaggctcaagctgttaacgacgaagttgaccgacttacgaaagctgggtccattcgagaggtacattaccccgactggttggctaacccagtagtggtaaagaagaaaaacgggaagtggagaatctgtgtagacttcacagacctaaacaaagcttgtcctaaagacagcttcccgttacctcacatcgaccgcctggttgaagcaacagctggccatcgactcctatccttcatggatgccttctcaggatacaatcaaatcatgatggatcctgaggaccaggagaaaactgcattcataaccgaacgaggaacctattgttataaggttatgccattcggattaaagaacgcaggagctacctatcagaggctagtaaataagatgtttgctggacaacttggaaaaaccatggaggtctatatcgacgacatgctagtcaaatcctcagctggagaagatcatatctcccacttaagggaatgcttcgatatcctaaATAAGTACGATATGaggctcaatcccactaaatgtactttcggggtaccctcaggcgagttcctaggttatctcgtaaccgaaagaggcattgaagccaacccgcagcagatagcaaccttcctagaaatgccgtcacctaagacgaccatagaggtacagagattgactggacgaatcgcggcattgaattgattcatatccaagtccaccgataaatgcctcccattttacaagcttctaagaaataataagaagttcttatgggacgagaaatgtgaggaagccttcaagcaattgaaagcttacctctccgaacctccgatcctatctaaaccagtaataggagagccattgtacctatatctcgctgtatcaactgctgcagtcagcggcgttctagtacgagaggaacaaaacgaacaaagacctgtctattacaccagtaaaagtttgatagacgccgaaaccaggtaccctgcaatggaaaaactagctctagcagtcgtaacagctgccagaaaattgcgaccttacttccaatcgcactcgatcgtcgtaatgacctcacaaccattacgaatgatcttacacagccccagccagtcagggcgattggctaaatgggccatagagctcagcgaatatgatattgagtatagacctcgagcagcagcgaaagctcaggtccttgccgactttatcattgagctaacatccgagcagttagactccgaaatCGAATCTCTgaagtggagcctatacgtcgacggagcctcatcaaaacagggctccggtatcggtctaaggctaacttcttcagcaggagaaaccatcgagcagtcatataggctcggattcagcgcctcaaacaacgaagctgaatatgaagcactaatcgcagggttgaagctcgccctaagcctcggaatccgagagctaaacgcttatagtgattcacagctagtagctagccagtttcacggagaatatgaaacgagggacgaaagaatgggggcatatctcgaagtcgtccagaacctcactaggcagttcgacaaattcgagctaacgagaatcccacgaggtgagaactcctcagcagatgcgttggctgctttagcttccacgtcagaccccctcgtaaaacgaatcatacccgtagaaggaatcgagaaaccaagcatcgacatagctactaaagctgagaaagagagcaaactaacagTGCAActcgaaggtacctgccctgaaacggtagctacccagattttcacaacattttggtttccaaaaaccagaatat is a genomic window containing:
- the LOC130496178 gene encoding uncharacterized protein LOC130496178, yielding MILGKFPQGKSLQVEALLSKPSPQSSPDSRVDCILGGSDICQDSVNSIKNHVRKAVSNTGPKPPNPESNTKISFWESETSNLDRPHDDALIVTLNIAGYEVPKLMIDTGSSVDLIFYNTLKGMEIDDYEIIGQKANLVGFSGETATSLGTIKLPVIAGGIMKMTNLVVIDRPSPFHAILGRPWIHKMKAVASTYHQCVKFPTPEGIATVHGSQKISRICYLGGFEILKKSPQ